A portion of the Rhodococcus pseudokoreensis genome contains these proteins:
- a CDS encoding alpha/beta fold hydrolase has product MLDIAWNPTLNTLTRNAWRLSFGGGIAPVQRTPSTRIHEALHQDLYRFDGSDTDDDRPILLVPPLAAPAQCFDLRPGQSLAAHLVESGKATYLVDYGTMGYADRGLGFEDWVDDFIPAAVDRVSRLHDGAPVDLIGWSLGGTMSLLTAAGRSDLPIGSVTAIGTPIDYESVTMIAPLRAVGRFTGDRPLTTATGAMGGLPAPLVQASYRFTALQRELTKPWFIARNLHDAETLARMESIDRFMADMPGYPARFFRQVCTQLILGNALTEGSFATRNGAIALADLTVPVLAIGGTEDVIAPIPSVRAATDVLTGSPSVRFESAPGSHLGLVAGPKAKDSTWAHIDGFLDGVVAQTA; this is encoded by the coding sequence GTGCTCGACATCGCCTGGAACCCGACGCTGAACACGCTGACCCGCAACGCCTGGCGACTGTCCTTCGGCGGCGGCATCGCACCGGTCCAGCGCACCCCGTCGACGCGGATCCACGAGGCACTTCATCAGGACCTGTACCGGTTCGACGGTTCCGACACCGACGACGACCGGCCCATCCTCCTCGTGCCGCCGCTCGCCGCGCCAGCACAGTGCTTCGACCTCCGGCCCGGCCAGAGCCTGGCCGCACACCTGGTCGAGTCGGGCAAGGCCACGTATCTCGTCGACTACGGAACGATGGGCTACGCCGACCGCGGCCTCGGATTCGAGGACTGGGTGGACGACTTCATCCCGGCCGCCGTCGACCGGGTGTCCCGGCTCCACGACGGCGCACCCGTCGACCTGATCGGCTGGAGCCTCGGCGGAACGATGTCGCTGCTCACCGCCGCGGGCCGAAGCGATCTGCCGATCGGTTCGGTGACGGCGATCGGCACGCCGATCGACTACGAGTCGGTGACCATGATCGCGCCGCTGCGGGCCGTCGGCCGGTTCACCGGCGACCGCCCCCTCACCACCGCCACAGGGGCGATGGGCGGACTGCCCGCGCCGCTGGTCCAGGCCAGCTACCGCTTCACCGCACTCCAGCGTGAACTCACCAAGCCGTGGTTCATCGCCCGGAACCTGCACGACGCCGAGACCCTGGCCCGCATGGAGTCCATCGACCGGTTCATGGCCGACATGCCCGGGTACCCCGCACGCTTCTTCCGCCAGGTCTGCACTCAGCTGATCCTGGGGAACGCACTCACCGAGGGGAGCTTCGCGACCCGGAACGGCGCAATCGCGCTGGCCGATCTGACGGTGCCGGTCCTCGCCATCGGCGGCACCGAGGACGTCATCGCGCCGATCCCGTCGGTCCGGGCGGCGACAGACGTGCTCACCGGGTCACCGTCGGTGCGGTTCGAGTCCGCGCCGGGCAGCCACCTGGGACTCGTTGCGGGCCCGAAGGCCAAGGACTCCACGTGGGCACACATCGACGGCTTCCTCGACGGGGTCGTCGCACAAACCGCCTGA
- a CDS encoding TetR/AcrR family transcriptional regulator, with product MRQRLLDAAAEEFAERGFSAARLAEVARRAGFTKGAVYSNFESKQDMFAELFAARSLELAGRVLAEIAGMNPTDAAGKGGEAVASWMVREPGWSLLVLEFGVLAARDPQIAQAYLRERRQLRGRLVELIGERAREWGVDDTFDVRTTAISLMALISGLVLEHSVDPEEVDQPTMGAAVTALFAGAVARAGLV from the coding sequence GTGCGACAGCGCCTCCTCGACGCGGCGGCAGAGGAATTCGCGGAACGCGGCTTCAGTGCGGCCCGGCTCGCCGAGGTCGCGCGCCGGGCCGGGTTCACCAAGGGCGCGGTCTACTCGAACTTCGAGTCGAAACAGGACATGTTCGCCGAACTCTTCGCGGCGCGCTCACTCGAACTCGCGGGACGGGTGCTCGCCGAGATCGCCGGCATGAACCCGACGGACGCCGCTGGCAAGGGCGGCGAGGCCGTCGCGTCGTGGATGGTGCGCGAGCCGGGCTGGTCGCTGCTGGTACTCGAATTCGGTGTGCTTGCCGCCCGCGACCCGCAGATCGCGCAGGCCTACCTGCGGGAACGGCGGCAACTGCGGGGACGGCTCGTCGAGTTGATCGGCGAGCGCGCGCGGGAGTGGGGAGTCGACGACACGTTCGACGTGCGCACCACGGCCATCTCGCTGATGGCCCTCATCTCCGGCCTCGTGCTCGAACACTCCGTCGATCCGGAGGAAGTGGACCAGCCGACGATGGGCGCCGCGGTCACCGCGTTGTTCGCCGGTGCGGTCGCCCGGGCCGGGTTGGTCTGA
- a CDS encoding YbaK/EbsC family protein — MPTPLHPHAAHVAETLIARGHHGVIVTQPDSTHTAAEAAESLGVDVGAITKSLVFLLDDDPILLLVSGAHEVDLANTGKRLQGNLTQAPLDMVRIATGQPIGGIAPLGHPTNLPTYVDNALSEYAELWAAAGHPDTVFRTSFSELVRITAGLAIDVD; from the coding sequence ATGCCGACGCCCCTGCACCCCCACGCCGCGCATGTCGCCGAGACTCTGATCGCGCGAGGGCACCATGGGGTGATCGTGACCCAGCCCGACTCCACCCACACCGCGGCCGAGGCGGCGGAGTCCCTGGGGGTCGATGTCGGCGCCATCACCAAGTCGCTGGTGTTCCTTCTGGACGACGACCCGATCCTGCTCCTCGTGTCGGGGGCGCACGAGGTGGATCTGGCGAACACGGGCAAACGTCTGCAGGGAAATCTGACCCAGGCGCCTCTCGACATGGTGCGGATCGCGACCGGGCAGCCGATCGGCGGTATCGCCCCGCTCGGCCATCCCACGAACCTTCCGACCTACGTCGACAACGCCCTGTCGGAGTACGCGGAACTGTGGGCGGCCGCCGGTCACCCGGACACCGTCTTCCGCACGTCGTTCTCGGAGTTGGTCCGGATCACCGCGGGCCTGGCGATCGACGTCGACTGA
- the dszD gene encoding NADH:FMN oxidoreductase DszD: protein MSDRAENADTVDGSDLPRHPELAPGICAEDYRAALRRHPAGVTIVTLDSGSGPVGFTASSFSSVSLAPPLVSFNIANTSSSIDALHSAGSLVIHLLGEHQQHLAQRFSRSADQRFSDESLWARLDTGEPVLHGTPSWMRVVVDQLIPVGDHTLVIGLVTRVHAEADDDSASAPLLYHEGRYYRPTPLGSANNGN from the coding sequence TTGTCCGACAGAGCCGAGAACGCCGATACCGTCGATGGTTCGGACCTCCCCCGACACCCCGAACTCGCCCCCGGAATCTGTGCGGAGGATTACCGCGCAGCCCTGCGCCGTCACCCGGCGGGCGTCACCATCGTGACCCTCGACTCGGGATCGGGCCCGGTGGGCTTCACCGCATCCTCGTTTTCGTCCGTCTCGCTGGCCCCGCCGCTGGTGTCGTTCAACATCGCGAACACGTCGTCGAGCATCGACGCGCTCCACTCGGCGGGCTCGCTGGTGATCCACCTGCTCGGGGAGCACCAGCAGCACCTGGCTCAGCGCTTCTCACGGAGCGCGGACCAGCGGTTCTCGGACGAGTCGCTGTGGGCGCGGCTCGACACCGGCGAACCGGTGCTGCACGGAACTCCCAGCTGGATGCGGGTCGTCGTGGACCAGTTGATTCCGGTCGGCGACCACACGCTCGTCATCGGCCTCGTCACCCGCGTCCACGCCGAGGCCGACGACGATTCCGCGTCGGCTCCCCTGCTGTATCACGAGGGCCGGTACTACCGGCCCACTCCGCTGGGTTCAGCGAACAACGGCAACTGA
- a CDS encoding putative leader peptide — MASQAGSTMIAHWCRRHVDLCRTASGMCSS, encoded by the coding sequence ATGGCATCGCAGGCTGGGAGCACAATGATTGCTCACTGGTGCCGTCGGCATGTGGATCTGTGCCGAACCGCCTCGGGTATGTGTTCGAGCTGA
- a CDS encoding aminotransferase class V-fold PLP-dependent enzyme produces MTAVLTADVCVAPLAQVSGSDLRVPLVQGGDCTYVNFDYAASAPALAQVTDRIGALLPTYSSVHRGAGYASRVSTECYEKARDSVARFVGACDDQVVVFTRNTTDSLNLLANCVPGSTVVLDIEHHANLLPWKDSRVVRAADTLDETVRLLVAELCSKPTALLAVTGASNVTGEVLPIAALAEVAHRCGARILVDAAQLAPHRRIDVEEWGVDYLAFSGHKLYAPFGAGVLVGRRDWLDAAEPYLAGGGAVRNVTVESTQWAPAPARHEAGTPNVLGAAALAAACDALSELDFGTVAEHEAALTGRLLDGLGSVDGLEFLRLWTDAPDTVGIVTFTIDGFEPGEIAAYLSAEHGIGVRDGRFCAHPLLGRLGRPDGAVRVSVGLGSCSDDVDRLVDAVRTLVAGGRNWAYAKESGQWNPVPETRFSRDALV; encoded by the coding sequence ATGACTGCTGTATTGACCGCTGACGTGTGTGTTGCCCCCCTGGCTCAGGTTTCGGGTTCCGACCTGCGGGTTCCGCTCGTTCAGGGCGGCGACTGCACCTACGTGAACTTCGACTACGCGGCCAGTGCTCCCGCGTTGGCGCAGGTCACGGACCGTATCGGGGCCCTGCTTCCGACGTACTCCAGTGTGCACCGCGGCGCCGGCTACGCCTCGCGGGTGTCGACCGAGTGCTACGAAAAGGCCCGCGATTCGGTGGCCCGGTTCGTCGGGGCGTGCGACGACCAGGTGGTGGTGTTCACCCGCAACACCACCGACTCACTGAACCTGCTCGCCAATTGCGTTCCCGGCAGCACCGTCGTCCTCGACATCGAACACCACGCGAACCTGCTGCCGTGGAAGGACTCTCGCGTCGTGCGGGCCGCGGACACCCTTGACGAGACCGTCCGGCTGCTCGTCGCCGAACTGTGCTCCAAGCCCACCGCCCTGCTCGCGGTGACGGGTGCCTCCAACGTCACCGGTGAGGTGCTGCCGATCGCCGCCCTCGCCGAGGTGGCGCATCGTTGCGGCGCACGGATTCTCGTCGACGCCGCTCAGCTCGCACCGCACCGTCGCATCGACGTAGAGGAGTGGGGTGTCGACTACCTCGCCTTCTCCGGGCACAAGCTGTACGCCCCGTTCGGCGCCGGCGTGCTCGTGGGCCGCCGGGACTGGCTCGACGCCGCCGAGCCCTACCTCGCGGGCGGCGGCGCGGTCCGGAACGTGACCGTCGAATCGACCCAGTGGGCGCCCGCCCCCGCCCGGCACGAGGCGGGAACCCCCAACGTGCTCGGCGCCGCGGCCCTCGCCGCCGCGTGCGATGCGCTGTCCGAACTGGACTTCGGCACGGTGGCCGAACACGAGGCGGCACTCACCGGCAGGCTCCTCGACGGCCTCGGATCCGTCGACGGACTGGAGTTCCTACGGCTGTGGACGGACGCCCCCGACACCGTGGGAATCGTGACGTTCACGATCGACGGTTTCGAGCCGGGCGAGATCGCCGCCTACCTGTCCGCCGAACACGGAATCGGAGTTCGCGACGGACGTTTCTGCGCACACCCGCTGCTGGGCCGCCTCGGCAGGCCCGACGGCGCCGTGCGGGTGAGCGTCGGTCTCGGAAGCTGCTCCGACGACGTGGATCGGCTGGTCGACGCCGTGCGCACCCTGGTGGCGGGAGGCCGGAACTGGGCCTACGCCAAGGAGAGCGGCCAGTGGAATCCGGTGCCCGAGACCCGCTTTTCGCGAGACGCGCTAGTATGA
- a CDS encoding purine-cytosine permease family protein: MSTNLDPTMPLDDTAPSPPEDRFGHVETIGVEYIPESERDSRPLNMLAVFFGGNLAFSVIVFGWLPITFGLSFGSALAASAIGIGLGTLLIAPLSLLGPRTGTNNTVSSGAHFGVSGRMIGSGLTLLFALAYAAIAVWTSGDALIAAAHRLFGTPVDNGMLALGYGIIAAEIVAVALFGHGTVVALQKFVLPIVAALLLLGVFAFGGHFDGGAGSGDYLLGGFWPTWILAVVLAVGGPLSYAPTLGDYSRRISRVRFSDRSIVAATMAGIFFGLFLTAAFGSFTASTFTTLSDSYVADLVAEAPGWYVLPIVLVALAGGLGQGVLNVYASGLDLEALIPRLRRVHTTLITSALAVALLYIGVFVVDAVDSITAMTLVLNGFAAPWVAINVAGFLVARRGQYDAVDLQVFNLGRRGGRYWFTGGWNLRAVIPWAAGSLFGLLAVDTSLYSGPLADIAHGVDVSLIGSSVIAVAGYLVALRLWPEHVAPVEAPSS, from the coding sequence GTGTCCACGAATCTCGACCCGACGATGCCCCTCGACGACACCGCCCCCTCCCCGCCGGAGGACCGGTTCGGACACGTCGAGACGATCGGCGTCGAGTACATCCCCGAATCGGAACGCGATTCGCGACCGCTCAACATGCTCGCGGTGTTCTTCGGCGGCAATCTGGCGTTCTCCGTGATCGTGTTCGGCTGGCTCCCCATCACATTCGGGCTCAGCTTCGGCAGCGCGCTGGCGGCCAGCGCGATCGGCATCGGGCTGGGGACGCTCCTCATCGCTCCCCTGTCGCTCCTGGGCCCGCGCACCGGCACGAACAACACCGTGTCGAGTGGTGCGCACTTCGGAGTGAGCGGACGGATGATCGGGTCAGGGCTCACCCTCCTCTTCGCCCTCGCGTACGCCGCGATCGCGGTCTGGACGTCGGGCGACGCACTGATCGCCGCCGCCCACCGCCTGTTCGGCACACCGGTCGACAACGGCATGCTCGCACTCGGCTACGGCATCATCGCCGCCGAGATCGTGGCCGTCGCACTGTTCGGCCACGGCACGGTGGTCGCGCTCCAGAAGTTCGTGCTGCCCATCGTCGCGGCCCTGCTCCTGCTGGGGGTCTTCGCATTCGGTGGCCACTTCGACGGCGGAGCGGGCAGCGGCGACTACCTGCTCGGCGGATTCTGGCCCACCTGGATTCTGGCCGTGGTCCTCGCCGTCGGCGGTCCGCTGTCCTACGCCCCGACGCTCGGCGACTACAGCAGGCGGATCTCCCGGGTGCGGTTCAGCGACCGTTCGATCGTCGCGGCCACCATGGCCGGCATCTTCTTCGGATTGTTCCTGACCGCGGCGTTCGGTTCGTTCACCGCATCGACGTTCACCACGCTGAGCGACTCCTACGTCGCCGACCTGGTGGCGGAGGCTCCCGGCTGGTACGTGCTGCCGATCGTGCTCGTCGCCCTCGCGGGCGGACTCGGCCAGGGCGTCCTCAACGTCTACGCCAGCGGACTCGACCTGGAGGCGCTGATCCCCCGGTTGCGCCGCGTCCACACGACGCTGATCACGTCGGCGCTCGCGGTGGCCCTGCTCTACATCGGCGTCTTCGTCGTCGACGCCGTCGATTCGATCACGGCGATGACGTTGGTGCTCAACGGTTTCGCCGCTCCGTGGGTGGCGATCAACGTCGCCGGCTTCCTGGTTGCGCGGCGCGGGCAGTACGACGCCGTCGATCTCCAGGTCTTCAACCTGGGCCGGAGGGGTGGGCGGTACTGGTTCACCGGCGGCTGGAATCTGCGCGCCGTCATCCCCTGGGCGGCCGGATCGCTGTTCGGCCTGCTCGCGGTCGACACGTCGCTGTACTCCGGGCCGCTTGCCGACATCGCGCACGGTGTCGATGTCAGTCTGATCGGATCGTCGGTCATCGCCGTGGCCGGCTACCTCGTCGCGCTGCGACTGTGGCCCGAACACGTGGCCCCGGTCGAGGCGCCGTCGTCCTAG
- a CDS encoding TetR/AcrR family transcriptional regulator, translated as MSERRDAILKASATAIAQRGIRGLRVNDVAEVAGVSPGLLYYHFKDRIGLLEAALNYINDRARDYRSEGEGSADSARDRLTRSLLGEIQDRPEVVENSLAWNELRASAVYEEALREPLARTTAAWVAEIADAITQAQATGEISPSLDPRRTAVTMTALVEGLSGRWLCKEISTEDARSHLLGAIDVVMSEPTDRTTDNPVTTRTKEKR; from the coding sequence ATGAGCGAGCGACGCGACGCGATTCTGAAGGCCAGCGCGACGGCCATTGCCCAGCGAGGTATCCGCGGGCTGCGCGTCAACGATGTCGCGGAGGTCGCGGGAGTCTCGCCGGGACTGCTGTACTACCACTTCAAGGATCGCATCGGCCTGCTCGAGGCCGCCCTGAACTACATCAACGACCGTGCCCGCGACTACCGCAGCGAGGGCGAGGGGTCCGCGGACTCCGCACGCGACCGGCTCACCCGCTCGCTCCTCGGCGAGATCCAGGACCGCCCCGAGGTCGTGGAGAACTCGCTGGCCTGGAACGAGTTACGCGCTTCCGCCGTGTACGAGGAGGCGCTGCGGGAGCCTCTCGCCCGGACCACCGCCGCGTGGGTCGCGGAGATCGCCGACGCGATCACGCAGGCGCAGGCCACCGGCGAGATCTCCCCCTCCCTCGACCCCCGGCGCACCGCGGTCACGATGACCGCCCTCGTCGAAGGACTGTCCGGACGGTGGCTCTGCAAGGAGATCTCCACCGAGGACGCCCGCTCCCATCTGCTCGGCGCGATCGACGTCGTGATGTCCGAGCCCACCGACCGCACCACCGACAACCCCGTCACCACCAGAACGAAGGAAAAACGATGA
- a CDS encoding nitrilase-related carbon-nitrogen hydrolase, giving the protein MTIRTITALPAPASPARSTATARTPLRVGLVQHRWRADADALRTALTDAIGEAAALGAEVVFLPELTLSKYPADTRATGTPGRDAEDLTTGPTYTFAAAAAARHQVCVHASLYEKADGPDGLGFNTAILVSPSGELLSRTRKLHIPVSAGYYEDTYFRGGPADDAYPVYRPAELGGAALGLPTCWDEWFPEVSRMYSLGGAEILVYPTAIGSEPSFPAFDTQPIWQHVIVGNGITSGTFMVVPNRCGNEGGIDFYGSSFISDPYGRVLVSAPRDEEAVLVADLDLDQRKDWLDLFPFLTTRRPDTYTRLTDAVDHEHPYGLPSTVAAAETRS; this is encoded by the coding sequence ATGACCATCCGCACGATCACCGCGCTGCCCGCACCCGCCTCCCCCGCACGTTCCACGGCCACCGCCCGCACTCCGCTGCGGGTCGGGTTGGTGCAGCACCGCTGGCGCGCCGACGCGGACGCATTGCGCACCGCGTTGACCGACGCGATCGGTGAGGCGGCGGCCCTCGGCGCGGAAGTGGTGTTCCTGCCGGAACTCACGCTGTCGAAGTACCCCGCCGACACCCGCGCGACCGGCACACCCGGACGCGACGCCGAGGACCTCACGACCGGACCCACCTACACGTTCGCGGCCGCCGCCGCTGCCCGCCACCAGGTCTGCGTCCACGCCTCGCTGTACGAGAAGGCCGACGGCCCGGACGGTCTCGGTTTCAACACCGCCATCCTCGTGTCCCCGTCCGGCGAACTGCTCTCCCGGACACGCAAGCTGCACATCCCCGTCAGCGCGGGATACTACGAGGACACCTACTTCCGCGGCGGCCCCGCCGACGACGCCTACCCCGTCTACCGGCCGGCCGAACTGGGCGGCGCCGCCCTCGGACTGCCGACGTGCTGGGACGAGTGGTTCCCCGAGGTGTCCCGGATGTACTCGCTCGGCGGCGCGGAGATCCTCGTCTACCCGACCGCGATCGGGTCCGAGCCGAGCTTCCCGGCGTTCGACACGCAGCCGATCTGGCAGCACGTGATCGTCGGAAACGGCATCACCAGTGGAACATTCATGGTGGTCCCGAACCGGTGCGGCAACGAGGGCGGCATCGACTTCTACGGTTCCTCCTTCATCTCCGACCCGTACGGCCGGGTGCTGGTGTCCGCTCCCCGCGACGAGGAAGCGGTCCTGGTGGCCGACCTCGACCTCGATCAGCGCAAGGACTGGCTCGACCTCTTCCCGTTCCTGACCACCCGCAGGCCGGACACGTACACCCGGCTCACGGACGCCGTCGACCACGAGCACCCCTACGGCCTCCCGTCGACGGTCGCCGCCGCGGAGACCCGGTCATGA